From Plasmodium brasilianum strain Bolivian I chromosome 7, whole genome shotgun sequence, the proteins below share one genomic window:
- a CDS encoding protein AMR4 — MVLKFFCISVMLMLQLRIECFSKWKTKIGVNKYARRTNRSRANVNIVRVQKKVYNYKRFSVYMFDEEDSLNNTNRNTCRNTLGNYFSNFYKKNYTIFVKTLECMGKAINYVKENLFMSSLKKQLIISISFFFLHFYLLSEHFLILFPYQLIPNHSNILMSLDLNNTLVLLSTIYFLKDFSKNLQNFKQKLKFNRFILDLQENKRKNILSIAVLLIASYILSGYVSIYTEKILSYTNIFNLSLSDSIIKSLQILSGHFIWVACSIVAFKKLLYPYFKNNNSNLNFRYEDSWCFKVIYGYMCSHFIFNIVDIFNNFIIRYFNKEEVYLDNSIDDIVNEREIISTILCIISPLNAVDRNLVEKNQL; from the exons ATGGtgcttaaatttttttgcattagCGTAATGTTAATGTTACAATTACGAATAGAATGCTTCAGCAAGTGGAAAACCAAAATAGGTGTAAATAAGTATGCAAGAAGAACAAATAGAAGTAGAGCTAACGTTAATATAGTGAGAGTACAAAAGAAAGTATACAATTATAAGCGATTCAGTGTTTATATGTTTGACGAAGAagattcattaaataataccAACAGAAACACATGTAGAAACACACTTGGAAATTActtttccaatttttataaaaaaaattatacaatatttgtaaaaacatTAGAGTGTATGGGAAAAGCCATAAATTAtgttaaagaaaatttatttatgagCTCTCTGAAAAAGCAATTGATTATTTctatctcctttttttttttacatttttatcttttatctGAGCATTTCcttatattatttccatATCAGTTGATACCAAATCATTCTAATATTCTTATGAGTCTGGACTTGAATAATACACTTGTTCTTTTGTcaactatttattttttaaaagattttagcaaaaatttgcaaaattttAAGCAAAAATTGAAGTTCAACAGATTTATTCTCGACCTACAGGaaaacaaaaggaaaaatattctttccATAGCTGTTCTTTTGATTGCTTCATACATATTGTCAG GATACGTTTCGATATACAcggaaaaaattttaagctATACAAACATCTTTAACCTTTCGCTGTCTGACAGTATCATAAAATCCTTACAG ATACTGAGCGGACACTTCATATGGGTAGCATGCAGCATAGTTgcctttaaaaaattgttatacccatattttaaaaataataatagtaacttAAATTTTCGGTATGAAGATAGTTGGTGCTTTAAAGTGATTTATGGCTATATGTGCTCTcatttcatatttaatattgttgacatttttaataattttattataagatattttaataaagaagaaGTTTATTTGGACAATAGCATTGATGATATTGTTAATGAAAGAGAAATTATTTCTACAATTTTATGCATAATCAGTCCTT TAAATGCAGTAGATAGAAATCTAGTTGAGAAAAATCAACTATGA
- a CDS encoding hypothetical protein (conserved Plasmodium protein), protein MDENIVLREIEKRGYNHVQFFKHYFGASINEREGNIGGDEVGVVGEMGAVPEVDGLTDVTEEGKEFTGLKYDEGEILERVQILKKQIEVEKNYLNNKINEEAENYKEKVYHMKSHLDEINFELFNIDIINRMNQKKASNKRGSNDGKEKKQTHLLQWGSGKMGNFTENQGADVRRNIRDNLEGNLSSRLSGNLGCISCGSSDRSDEVGNYEEEEEEEGDCFLMGENKSNLKFENLLKKSIETKTFLEEVKKGLLFLKALPALKKDMSVLFVTGKSIKQEVEDKIKNVLTLYSNLKYINEHDEIVSYFREHASVDISVYTKNFFDNFFTLLNDILSSYIIDNTSIDMMNILKIYIDVYKTFLKFTNVHNTYTNEYLINHIGKKIIEFLISNFTKTFFKFAQTDSDHFMYNSIINYYEYFTAFIEEKKEPMEKIVHQIVLIVGDENEMRRNHHHNDRTYSSECMHSSTNKNEENKDKAEVPIVATDLTMIFGKEEYNDNMPDRHVNVNEKDEKPIYEEKEGEISSRKNKEEHKNASYVENYHVHLFKESINVVCIFMQNWNFLKSPEMSNENDKTLTNNIRKSFLYKIMDSLNSSITILSNCSLFISKKNIFQKILKESTFINKEIVNEYLINITDVSHFDMVCFDNIILKVSIFDRNNLIEKSKLFHFFTDLKKDIINIIHKKRLEINNKNIFNSHFFRFVIFFSFIYHHDTQFLLIFINIYNFLYEIIYNIKEEIKRKKEESEIKKIHQAYIDESLQLKQEFTTSNEVIDYIKTIISTFISVLNLFNDIIEEYEKFGAFIFERTYYHLKSNTTANILSKIYLQREKGYPSSIDGNLAHIHTYFYSDDLHRRVGRVRSISNISRGGKRAASGANGENDGTDVHNAQCAHVPSDERNLTNGMSASLENMKGEQNCARNFLTLQGEIHKGEYVNSADNVDDAKNKSSDELAFSSRTDAHASVGSKRDASGVLVHSEDIQFDECGKHVLKSSLSKLNEIKNTILKNVIYFSLIPLNEYLNKYVSKITCIKMNQQIDNFDPHENICLIIETVFSYIEIFYGNKGGEHMLQQLFLHLSEKFTFHINNINSTTNLNRNIILQIQADVNYFINVCKRFNIKNYKQFFLLYHSISFSLNFKKENSESLDIQSSFQSYINDHIKKEGQLNFNITADDIVKTALYISNSLII, encoded by the coding sequence ATGGATGAAAATATTGTCTTACgggaaatagaaaaaagagGTTATAATCACGTACAGTTTTTTAAGCACTATTTTGGTGCTTCCATAAATGAAAGGGAAGGAAATATCGGAGGAGATGAAGTGGGTGTAGTGGGTGAAATGGGGGCAGTGCCCGAAGTGGACGGACTGACCGACGTAACCGAAGAGGGCAAAGAGTTTACGGGTCTGAAATATGACGAAGGGGAAATACTGGAGAGAGTCCAAATATTGAAGAAACAAATTGaagttgaaaaaaattacttaaataataaaattaacgaAGAAGCAGAAAATTATAAGGAAAAGGTCTATCATATGAAAAGCCATTTAGATGAAATcaattttgaattatttaatattgatattattaatagAATGAATCAAAAAAAGGCTAGTAACAAGAGAGGGAGTAATGACGGGAAAGAGAAAAAGCAAACCCATTTGCTGCAATGGGGAAGTGGGAAGATGGGAAATTTTACGGAGAACCAGGGCGCAGATGTACGCAGAAATATAAGAGACAATTTAGAGGGCAATCTAAGCAGTCGTTTAAGCGGTAACTTAGGCTGCATTTCATGCGGCAGTTCCGATCGAAGCGATGAAGTGGGTAACTATgaggaggaggaggaggaggaggGTGACTGCTTTCTAATGGGAGAAAATAAGAGCAACTTAAAATTCGAAAATTTGCTGAAGAAAAGTATTGAGACTAAAACATTTCTAGAAGAGGTAAAAAAGGGACTACTATTTTTGAAGGCTCTTCCGGCACTAAAAAAAGACATGAGTGTATTATTTGTTACAGGAAAGAGCATAAAACAAGAAGTggaagataaaataaaaaacgtaTTAACGTTATATAGtaacttaaaatatattaatgagcATGATGAGATAGTATCCTATTTTAGAGAACACGCTTCGGTTGATATATCCGTTTatactaaaaatttttttgacaatttttttaccctattaaatgatattttGTCTTCCTACATAATAGATAATACAAGCATTGATATGAtgaatatattgaaaatatatatagatgtatataaaacatttttgaaatttacaaatgtacataatacatatacgaatgaatatttaattaacCATATAGGGAAAAAGATAATCGAATTTTTGATAtctaattttacaaaaacattttttaagtttGCTCAGACGGATAGCGACCATTTTATGTACAACagcattattaattattatgaatactTTACAGCCTTTatagaggaaaaaaaagaaccaATGGAAAAAATAGTTCATCAAATAGTTCTCATAGTTGgtgatgaaaatgaaatgaGAAGAAACCACCACCATAACGATAGGACCTATTCATCTGAATGTATGCATTCTTCTACGaacaaaaatgaagagaaCAAAGACAAAGCTGAAGTCCCAATAGTAGCTACAGATTTAACTATGATATTTGGCAAAGAGGAGTACAATGACAATATGCCTGATAGACATGTAAATGTTAATGAAAAGGATGAGAAACcaatatatgaagaaaaagaggGTGAAATTAGTAGTAGGAAAAATAAGGAAGAGCATAAAAATGCATCATATGTAGAAAACTACcatgtacatttatttaaagaaagcATTAACgttgtttgtatttttatgcaAAATTGGAATTTTCTGAAGAGCCCAGAAATGTCTAATGAAAACGATAAAACGTTGACAAATAATATAAGGAaaagttttttatataaaattatggaTTCATTAAACTCAAGTATAACCATTTTATCTAATTGTTCTCTTTTTATAtctaaaaagaatatatttcaaaaaatattaaaagagtCTACATTTATAAACAAAGAAATAGTAAATGAATACTTAATTAACATTACGGATGTGTCTCATTTCGATATGGTATGCTTTGACAATATTATTCTAAAGGTAAGCATATTCGAtcgaaataatttaatagaaaaaagtaaattgtttcatttttttaccGATTTAAAGaaagatattataaatattatacacaaaaaacgccttgaaataaataataagaatatatttaattcacACTTTTTTCGTTtcgtcatttttttttcattcatttatcaTCACGATACACAATTTCTGCtgatttttataaacatatacaattttttatatgaaattatttataacataaaggaagaaataaaaagaaaaaaagaagaaagtgaaataaaaaagatacatCAAGCTTATATTGATGAGTCTCTACAACTTAAACAAGAATTTACAACGTCTAATGAAGTAATCGATTATATTAAGACAATAATTTCGACATTCATTAGTGTTTTAAACTTATTTAATGATATCATAGAAGAGTACGAAAAATTTGGTGCCTTCATATTTGAAAGGACTTATTACCACCTTAAAAGTAACACTACTGCAAATATATTGTCTAAAATTTATCTACAAAGGGAGAAGGGGTACCCATCATCAATAGACGGGAATCTTGCCCACATACACACCTATTTTTACAGTGATGACCTTCACCGGAGAGTGGGGCGCGTTAGGAGTATCAGCAATATTAGCAGGGGTGGGAAAAGAGCCGCGAGTGGTGCAAATGGTGAAAATGATGGAACTGATGTACATAACGCCCAATGCGCACATGTTCCCAGTGATGAACGTAACTTAACAAATGGAATGAGTGCTTCGCTGGAAAACATGAAGGGTGAGCAAAATTGCGCTAGAAATTTCCTGACTTTGCAAGGTGAAATTCACAAAGGGGAATACGTAAATAGTGCAGACAACGTAGATGATGCAAAAAATAAGTCAAGTGACGAACTTGCATTTTCCTCTAGAACAGACGCACATGCAAGTGTAGGAAGTAAAAGAGATGCATCGGGTGTTCTCGTTCATTCAGAGGATATACAATTCGATGAATGCGGGAAACATGTCTTAAAATCATCATTAAgcaaattaaatgaaataaaaaatacaatattgaaaaatgtaatttatttttccctaATTCCGTTAAATGAGTACTTAAATAAATACGTATCCAAAATTACTTGTATCAAAATGAATCAACAGATAGATAACTTTGATCCTcatgaaaatatttgtttaataatagaaacagttttttcatatattgaaatattttatggaAATAAGGGAGGAGAACATATGTTACAACAGTTGTTCTTACATTTGTCtgaaaaatttacttttcatattaataatattaatagtacaACCAATTTAAACAGAAACATCATTTTGCAAATTCAAGCGGATGTTAACTATTTTATCAATGTATGCAAAagatttaatataaaaaattataaacagtTTTTTTTGCTATATCATTCTATTTCCTTTAGCCTCAATTTCAAAAAGGAGAACAGTGAAAGTCTGGACATCCAATCCTCTTTTCAGTCTTATATAAATGaccatattaaaaaagaaggacAACTAAACTTTAACATAACAGCTGATGATATTGTAAAAACAGCTCTTTATATCAGCAATTCTTTGATCATCTGA
- a CDS encoding arginine--tRNA ligase, producing the protein MILFGSFYVQLCECRSFRSSKGEFNFFVLANKRKANFINILFKNGLSKRKEKIDVKPNGDDDIIEEDDIHTLLNNEIKNVGKKITQDDTLNIPSYGLIEDNKIYDNYEYQTSIIVFLENYKKKNINNLRSRVMEQIKENCSKVIESLHLSSNGILNIKIKDDYIVDSFVRFCELYDITKMDKVGNMGEKEKKAEKEKKAEQDGGERDKQANGGIKKGVVLLDFCSVNMAKHMHLGHLKSLFLGYALSNVFHFFNFPVKNRSHIGDWNMNLAVVITFLILFSNERDNFLSSSLTLNERTSVFHKWEKGTTSRSNASSPPILNKKIGDNENNENTLDNNNSSDNQYNRNNQNDRKSGHLCRSAFDLEERDLKQRTAMVDLEWYMHLLNNIKEEQFLENYQKFDVEKYVDINLHNIEYIYKIGKNLYSTSDIFQKCSKLSLSMMYQKNEKILTLWNIICNNTKKENNEIFRKFRIKKLTDKGEHFYVKYVPQILQKMKDANILFKFGEKLCVLLKGREIRAFQKKGRIDGISSGINGDIISDINMGINMDTNSGGGGVCKRKGEHILSSTEQHYDITQVRSEIYESIRKNGINALKKDFTILTLQNDVAYTYAAIDIAAIYYRIKYEKAKKIIYVVDENQKKHFMQVFSIANYLNILNKNAECVCLNYGFVLNEKNKKIKTKDLSDNIFVKDILNKKNYKLINSNVRGKNEYAKLKKIYTSKDYEKLLVSSIIYSYISVKNNKRQLVNTIMKDFHSEYIHIINTYSEISLSLGKLKKCDYSSIFKKETKINIENNLKKLILNIIRFKYVAQEVIHNYNVEKLCSFLFNLSQKIRLLCRNGFVKKLHFDLEKLNINKFLQIIDHAKREKNMNGYIDTMSNDKNKLEEKEKRELNNMSNITNFDLFQHYIKNCDFLNTNNINKKYSLEELEKIKTFFFNLIFEVVIMQSYLFVVYKIFSILNLHLVKFY; encoded by the exons ATGATTCTCTTTGGCTCTTTTTATGTGCAACTGTGTGAGTGCAGAAGTTTTCGTAGTAGTAAAGGGgagtttaattttttcgttttagCTAACAAAAGAAAGgctaattttataaacatactttttaaaaatggtttatcaaaaagaaaggaaaaaatagatGTAAAACCAAATGGAGATGATGACATAATAGAGGAAGATGATATACATACACtgttaaataatgaaataaaaaatgtaggGAAGAAGATCACTCAAGATGATACGTTAAACATACCTTCATACGGTTTAATTGAAGATAACAAAATTTATGATAACTATGAATATCAAACTAGTATAATagtatttttagaaaattataaaaaaaaaaatataaataatcttAGAAGTCGGGTTATGGAACAAATAAAGGAAAACTGTTCTAAGGTAATAGAATCGTTACACCTTTCCTCAAATGGTatcttaaatataaagataaagGATGATTATATAGTTGACAGCTTTGTGCGCTTTTGCGAGTTGTATGACATAACGAAGATGGACAAAGTGGGCAATATGGgggaaaaagagaaaaaagcggaaaaagagaaaaaagcaGAACAAGACGGAGGAGAGCGAGATAAACAAGCAAATGGTGGGATAAAAAAAGGTGTTGTTTTACTAGATTTCTGCAGTGTCAATATGGCAAAGCACATGCATTTGGGTCATTTAAAATCGTTATTCTTAGGATATGCGTTAAGtaatgtttttcatttttttaattttcctgTTAAGAATAGAAGTCATATAGGAGACTGGAATATGAACCTAGCAGTGGTTATAacttttttgattttattttcaaatgaaAGAGATAATTTCCTTTCATCTAGTCTGACTTTAAATGAACGTACAAGTGTGTTTCACAAATGGGAGAAGGGAACCACCAGTCGCAGCAATGCATCGTCTCCCCCcatattaaacaaaaaaattggcGATAacgaaaataatgaaaatacgcttgataataataacagtagtgATAATCAGTATAATCGGAATAATCAAAATGATAGAAAAAGTGGGCATCTATGTAGGTCTGCGTTTGATTTAGAAGAAAGAGACCTAAAACAGCGGACTGCTATGGTAGACCTTGAGTGGTACATGCACCtattaaacaatataaaagaagaacAATTTCTTGAGAATTACCAAAAATTTGATGTAGAAAAATATGTTGATATAAATTTGCATAATATTGAATACATCTATAAAATAGGTAAAAATCTTTATTCCACCTCagatatatttcaaaaatgtaGTAAGCTCAGCTTATCAATGATgtatcaaaaaaatgaaaagattcTGACCCTGTGGAATATTATATGCAATAACACGAAGAAG GAAAACAATGAAATATTCAGAAAATTCAGGATCAAAAAGTTAACAGACAAGGGTGAGCATTTTTACGTGAAATATGTGCCacaaattttacaaaaaatgaaagatgcaaatattctttttaagtTCGGGGAAAAACTTTGTGTTCTTTTAAAAGGAAGGGAAATACGGGCATTTCAGAAAAAGGGAAGAATTGATGGTATTAGCAGTGGTATTAACGGCGATATTATCAGCGATATTAACATGGGTATTAACATGGATACTAACAGCGGTGGTGGTGGCGTATGCAAGCGAAAGGGAGAACACATTTTGAGCAGCACAGAGCAGCACTATGACATAACCCAAGTAAGGAGCGAAATATATGAGAgcataagaaaaaatggaattaatgctttaaaaaaagattttacCATACTAACTCTACAAAATGATGTAGCATATACTTATGCAGCTATTGATATAGCTGCCATATACTacagaataaaatatgaaaaagcaaaaaaaattatttatgtagttgatgaaaatcaaaaaaaacattttatgcAAGTCTTTTCAATAgcgaattatttaaatattcttaataaaaatgcagAATGTGTATGCCTTAATTATGGTTTTGTGTTAAatgagaaaaacaaaaaaattaaaacaaaggATCTTTCAGATAATATATTCgttaaagatatattaaataaaaaaaattataaacttATTAATTCAAATGTACGGGGAAAAAATGAGTACGcgaaattaaagaaaatatacacatCCAAAGATTATGAAAAGTTATTAGTATCATCcataatttattcttatattagTGTTAAGAATAACAAAAGGCAATTAGTAAATACCATAATGAAGGATTTCCACTCAGAAtacattcatattattaatacttaCAGCGAAATATCGTTATCCTTagggaaattaaaaaagtgcGACTACTcttctatatttaaaaaggaaacaaaaattaatatagaaaataatttaaaaaaattaatactaaATATTATTCGCTTTAAATATGTAGCACAAGAAgtaattcataattataatgttGAAAAATTGtgttcctttttatttaatttatcacAAAAAATTCGGTTGTTATGTCGAAATGGTTTTGTGAAGAAACTACATTTCGATTTAGAAAaactaaatataaataaatttttacaaataatagaTCATgcaaaaagagaaaaaaatatgaatggTTATATAGACACAATGTCTaatgacaaaaataaattagaggaaaaagaaaaaagggaattaaataatatgagTAATATTACAAACTTTGATTTATTTCAacattacataaaaaattgtgATTTTCTTAATacgaataatataaacaagaAATATTCGCTGgaagaattagaaaaaattaaaactttttttttcaatttaatttttgaagtTGTTATTATGCAGTCGTATTTATTTGTagtatacaaaatatttagcATTTTAAACCTTCATTTAGTGAAATTTTATtga
- a CDS encoding pseudouridylate synthase → MKIVIPITSGFNVVDEHFEPKYFIKNKMRFVTPYVYTYKLYSKKRWMGRKIVDVLNSEFCAYDINYFVESIRKGYIKVNNENVTSDYIIKSNDFIEHKLLLFEKPVIHNKIIILYEDENFICVYKSSSIPTHPVGSYQFNSLLRIIQNYISKRLSLKRDSSVFDKSECKLDEDIIKICFNFAKVNIPFVNDVNVMEKAEHMKEIEQIKKQKMREQNVPFPASYNVNYNVDEKGTSDHLPKLHAAKKRKNCQINIIEENNMNKSDNNNKFAKCSEESDKKLGKFPLMNTKYTKGENCKKDKTNQTEQTGQTEQTEQTNQTDQTEQTEQTEQTNQTDQTEQTEQTEQTEQTNQTDQTEQTEQTDQKSQVQLLNENLFSPTSEIKTSLLDDLSTKKDALNNEKRKIRSSNDCGCYMSYNSLITKCGGNNNRGDMSQNNLSSKRSGNLVSGGNKMNSKSELICNGLNVTGKKDQKEESKEKDDSYIYTLHRLDKLTSGIVLFGKNKKFSTFFSQNISNNKIKKSYITRVDGDFRDLIKKLLNENKILAGTNNNSNSKLYSDSKLYSDSKLYSDSKLYSDSKIYSDSNNNDYLNDLIEHYCSNTKEDTPLILNDENSFKNDIFLYENTYKKEDLTIEKNNMNSLMKIVNEKKNYLKDVFDIRKLKEGEKEEEQSDVSGEKNFANNPEKNYYDEFEEYSKYFVVDFGYMYCENKKLLKYVFTKYTKSNHKISYNYSLKPSVTKFMFLSYNPSLNESLILCQPVTGRTHQIRAHLNYLSFPISNDPNYNKKFGEEYMSKSKCLHFDQKIEKESGMIRQDREMNHQDSEVSDQNGKENMNIQKNMESEKYSYFPLIPFLNTSFNWLYDENINLNDSYTEENLHNYFFKNIDNITYHSSGIFLHSFRYTWEKIFDVFTLLPRWCYLFYISKNVLTFLFYSSLS, encoded by the exons ATGAAAATTGTGATACCGATTACTAGTGGATTTAATGTTGTCGATGAACATTTTGAGCCCaagtattttataaaaaacaagaTGCGTTTTGTTACCCCATACGTTTACACATATAAACTGTATTCCAAAAAAAGATGGATGGGGAGAAAAATAGTGGATGTTCTAAACTCAGAATTTTGTGCCtatgatataaattattttgttgaGTCAATAAGAAAaggatatataaaagtaaataatgaaaatgtaactagtgattatataataaaaagtaatgaCTTCATTGAACATAAATTACTATTATTCGAAAAACCTGtcatacataataaaattataatactgTATGAAGATGAAAATTTCATTTGCGTTTATAAATCCTCCAGTATACCTACGCACCCCGTTGGTTCATATCAGTTTAATTCTCTCCTAagaattattcaaaattatattagCAAAAGATTATCATTAAAAAGAGATTCCTCTGTTTTTGATAAATCGGAATGTAAGTTAGACGAagacataataaaaatatgttttaattttgcaAAAGTAAATATTCCATTTGTTAATGATGTCAATGTGATGGAAAAAGCAGAACACATGAAAGaaatagaacaaataaagaaacaaaaaatgagaGAACAAAATGTACCGTTCCCTGCTTCATACaatgtaaattataatgTTGATGAAAAGGGGACGAGTGATCACTTACCCAAACTTCATGCCgcgaaaaagagaaaaaattgtcaaattaatataatcgaagaaaataatatgaacaagtcagataataacaataaatttGCAAAGTGTTCAGAAGAGAGTGATAAAAAATTGGGGAAATTCCCACTGATGAATACAAAGTACACAAAGGGCGAAAATTGCAAAAAGGACAAAACGAACCAAACGGAACAAACGGGCCAAACGGAACAAACGGAACAAACGAACCAAACGGACCAAACGGAACAAACGGAACAAACGGAACAAACGAACCAAACGGACCAAACGGAACAAACAGAACAAACGGAACAAACGGAACAAACGAACCAAACGGACCAAACGGAACAAACGGAACAAACGGACCAAAAGAGCCAAGTGCAACTTCTAAATGAGAACCTATTTTCCCCTACGAGTGAAATTAAAACTTCTTTACTTGATGACTTAAGCACCAAAAAGGATGCGCTAAATAACGAAAAGCGAAAAATCAGAAGCAGTAACGATTGCGGTTGTTATATGAGTTATAATAGTCTAATCACTAAATGCGgcggtaataataatagggGTGATATGAGTCAAAATAATCTAAGCAGTAAACGCAGTGGTAATCTAGTCAGTGGAGGTAACAAAATGAACTCCAAAAGTGAGCTGATATGCAATGGGCTAAATGTTACAGGCAAAAAAGACCAAAAAGAGGAGAGTAAAGAAAAAGAcgattcatatatatacacactaCACAGATTAGACAAACTAACCTCAGGCATAGTACTGTTtggaaagaataaaaaattttctaccTTCTTTTCtcaaaatatatcaaataataaaattaaaaaatcgTACATTACAAGAGTGGATGGCGATTTTCGAGACCTCATTAAAAAGCTTCTAAATGAGAATAAAATACTGGCGGGtaccaataataatagtaatagtaaacTTTATAGTGATAGTAAACTTTATAGTGATAGTAAACTTTATAGTGATAGTAAACTTTATAGTGATAGTAAAATTTATAgtgatagtaataataacgaCTATTTAAACGATTTGATTGAACACTACTGTAGCAATACTAAGGAGGATACTCCTCTAATATTGAATGATGAAAACTCATTTAAAAAtgacatatttttatacgaAAACACATACAAAAAGGAGGATTTGACAATCGAGAAAAACAATATGAATTCACTAATGAAAATtgtgaatgaaaaaaaaaattatttaaaggaTGTTTTTGACATAA GAAAGCTGAAGGAAGGAGAAAAGGAAGAGGAACAAAGTGATGTGAGtggtgaaaaaaattttgcaaatAACCCAGAAAAGAACTATTACGACGAATTTGAGGAATACAGCAAATACTTTGTTGTTGACTTCGGTTACATGTActgtgaaaataaaaaactgtTAAAGTatgtttttacaaaatatacaaaaagtaatcataaaatttcttataattattctttaaaacCTAGTGTAACTAAATTTATGTTCTTATCATATAATCCATCCCTCAATGAGTCCCTTATTTTATGTCAGCCTGTGACAGGAAGAACTCACCAAATAAGGGCTCATCTGaattatttatcttttcctATATCGAATGATCcaaattataacaaaaaatttggaGAAGAATATATGAGCAAATCGAAGTGCTTACACTTTGACCAAAAGATAGAAAAAGAGAGCGGAATGATTCGTCAAGACAGAGAAATGAATCATCAAGATAGCGAAGTGAGTGATCAGAATGGTAaggaaaatatgaatatcCAAAAGAACATGGAGTCcgaaaaatattcttattttccACTCATTccctttttaaatacatcCTTTAATTGGctatatgatgaaaatataaatttaaatgattcATATACTGAAGAAAATTTGCATAATTacttctttaaaaatattgataataTTACTTATCATAGTTCaggaatatttttacattcttTCAGATACACATGGGAAAAAATCTTTGACGTTTTTACTCTTCTCCCTAGGTGGTGctacttattttatatttcaaaaaatgttttaaccTTTTTGTTCTACAGCTCTTTAtcatga
- a CDS encoding hypothetical protein (conserved Plasmodium protein) — translation MGCKQSKVSEPKIPDKCDIEKQKSNQEGTHVFNKGKSIISHKDKRNNLEVKPPPVKAVPKVTPKAFPKREN, via the exons ATGGGATGCAAACAGTCGAAAGTAAGTGAACCAAAAATTCCTGATAAATGTGAtattgaaaaacaaaaatcaAATCAAGAGGGTACACATGTATTTAACAAGGGTAAAAGTATTATTTCTCATAAAG ATAAGCGCAATAATCTAGAAGTTAAGCCCCCACCTGTCAAGGCAGTGCCAAAAGTGACTCCAAAGGCCTTTCCGAAAAGAgagaattaa